In the genome of Streptobacillus canis, the window CATCGCTATTTCAAAAGAAACTGTTGCATTTCTTGGTATAGCAAGTCCAGGCCCTATAGTAATATATATAGCTGTTGTAAATATTAATGCAAATAAAGGGCCTACCATATTAGATAGTTTCTTAATTCCATCAAATTTTGATACTGCTATTATCCCTAATACTGGAAATATTATTGCTGTAAATGAAAAGAAGAATAAAGATATTAAAGAATTTGTTCCTGCTTCTTTTCCTAAAAATGGTGGAAATATTAAGTTTCCTGCACCAAAGAATAATCCAAATATCATAACACTCATGTGCCTAAAATCTTTTTTTGATAATTTCTCCATAAAACTCCTCCTATTTTAAGTGTTTGATAATCCTACATGGATTACCTGCAGCAGTAACTTTTTCTGGGATATCTTTATTAACCACAGATCCAGCTCCAATTATTGAACCTTTACCTATTTTAACACCTGGTAGTATGGTTACATTTCCTCCTATCCAAACATCTTCTTCAATAGTGATTGGTTTTGCAAATTCATGACCACTTTTTCTAGTTTCTATATTACTTGGATGTCCTGCTGTATATATATTTAAATTTGGTCCTATTAATACATTATCTCCTATAACTACTTTTGCACAATCTAATATTATTGCGTTGTAATTAATATATACATTATTACCTATACTAATATTATATCCATAATCACAATAAAAATCTCCTTTAATTGTAAATCCTTCTGGTGAACTAGGTATAATTTCTTTCATAATATTTGCCCTATTTTCACTGTATGGTTCCTCATTATTATATCTATGGCATAATGTTCTTGCTCTTCTTCTATCGTTTGCTAATTCTTTGTCCCCTGGATTATATAGCATACCAGATAACATTTTTTCTTTTTCTGTCATTTTTCTCCTTATTTTTTCTTATTAATGAATCATTATACCTCATTTTAGCCTTTTTGTAAAATATATGTTGGTTTTTAGAAATATTTATTTGATAAATAATAAAGGGATTAGCTAAGTAATCCCTAATTTTATCTTATGCTTTTCCATATGCTAGGTGAGAATAAGAATACTACTGGTAGTATTTCTAATCTTCCAACTAACATATCTATACTTAATATTATTTTTGAAAATGATGAAAACTTAGCAAAGTTTTCTACAGGTCCTACAGCACCTAGTCCTGGTCCTGTATTTCCTAGAGTTGTTAGTACTGCTGTTACTGTAGTTTCAAAATCAAAGTTATTTAATGAAACTAAAGTTATTGAAATCACGCAGATTAGACAATATAGTACTGTGAAAATTAATGTACCGTGTCTTACATCTAATTCGATTTTTTTACCGTCAATGTTAACTAAATTAACTATTCTTGGATGTATTAATTTTCTAATTGAAAGTCTTATTTCTTTTAATAATATTAATACCCTTGATACCTTTATTCCTCCACCAGTAGATCCAGCACAAGCACCCATTACCATAATTAATATTAATAATATCTTACTATAACTTGGCCATAAATTGAAATCTTGAGTAACAAATCCCGTAGTAGTGATAATTGCACTTACTTGGAATAGTGATGCTCTAAATGCTTGTTCTATAGTATCAAAATGGTTTCTAATATTTATTGTTATAGTAATTACTGCAAAAGCAATAATTCCTAAATAGTATCTTAATTCTTCATTTTTGAATACATATTTAAAGTTTCTAATTAACATATAGAAATAGATATTAAAGTTAATACCAAATAATAGCATGAATATAGATATTACATATTCTATATATGGGCTATTAAATGCTGCAACTGAAGCATTTCTTGTAGAGAATCCTCCAGTTCCTGCAGTTGAGAAAGCATGAAGCATAGCTTCATAAAAACTCATCTTACCAAACATTAAGAATATTACTTCTATTACAGTTAACATAAAATATATTCCATATAGTATCATAGCTGTCTTTTTAGCTTTTGGAACTAATTTACCTACTGTAGGCCCAGGAACTTCTGCTCTTAATAAATGCATAGCTCCACCATCTGTTAAAGGTATAACGGCAAGTACGAATACTAGCACTCCCATACCACCTATCCAGTGAGTGAAAGATCTCCAAAATAGCATAGACTTTGATAATACTTCTATATTTGTAAGTATAGTTGAACCTGTAGTTGTAAATCCTGATACAGTTTCAAAGAATGCATCTATAAACTTAGGAGTATAACCTCCAATATAGAAGGG includes:
- a CDS encoding sugar O-acetyltransferase, producing MTEKEKMLSGMLYNPGDKELANDRRRARTLCHRYNNEEPYSENRANIMKEIIPSSPEGFTIKGDFYCDYGYNISIGNNVYINYNAIILDCAKVVIGDNVLIGPNLNIYTAGHPSNIETRKSGHEFAKPITIEEDVWIGGNVTILPGVKIGKGSIIGAGSVVNKDIPEKVTAAGNPCRIIKHLK
- a CDS encoding TrkH family potassium uptake protein — its product is MNKRFMLNIISKIVMIEGLLLLLPALVGFFYKEKDAYIFLFLSLIVSAITFLLTKIKPKDNKFYTKESLLIISFIWILWSLVGAIPFYIGGYTPKFIDAFFETVSGFTTTGSTILTNIEVLSKSMLFWRSFTHWIGGMGVLVFVLAVIPLTDGGAMHLLRAEVPGPTVGKLVPKAKKTAMILYGIYFMLTVIEVIFLMFGKMSFYEAMLHAFSTAGTGGFSTRNASVAAFNSPYIEYVISIFMLLFGINFNIYFYMLIRNFKYVFKNEELRYYLGIIAFAVITITINIRNHFDTIEQAFRASLFQVSAIITTTGFVTQDFNLWPSYSKILLILIMVMGACAGSTGGGIKVSRVLILLKEIRLSIRKLIHPRIVNLVNIDGKKIELDVRHGTLIFTVLYCLICVISITLVSLNNFDFETTVTAVLTTLGNTGPGLGAVGPVENFAKFSSFSKIILSIDMLVGRLEILPVVFLFSPSIWKSIR